The segment ATGCCGGTCACGGCGTTCCGTCTTGAAGGCGCCAATGGTCCTGAATACTGGATGGGCCTGAAGAATTTTTATGCGATCACGCGCTATAACCGAAGCGTGATGTACGCCATGGCAGTGCATCAACTGTCCGACCTGCTGGTTCAAGCACGGGGCAACAAGTAATGCCGTTTCTAGCGATCCGCACACCTTTGAAACTCGCTGCCTGCGCCGCCCTGGCGTTGCTGGTGGTGAGCTGCTCCAGCAGCCGTTCGACGACCCCGCAAACCTCTGGCGGTGTCAGTTCCAAGCCGGGCCTGGACATCAACCGCGCCCATAAAGATGGTGCGCCGTGGTGGGATGTCGACGTATCCCGTATCCCGGATGCCACGCCGACCCTGCACAGCGGTCCTTACAAGGCCGCGCCGTATTCGGTGCTGGGCAAGACCTACTTTCCGATGCAAGAGTCCAAGACCTATGTGGCTTCTGGCACTGCGTCCTGGTACGGCACCAAGTTTCACGGTCAGAACACGGCCAATGGCGAAGTGTATGACCTGTACGGCATGAGCGCGGCGCACAAAACCCTGCCGTTGCCCAGCTACGTCAAAGTGACCAACCTCGATAACGGCAAGGCCGTGGTCCTGCGGGTCAACGACCGTGGCCCGTTTTATTCGGATCGCATCATCGACCTCTCCTACGCTGCCGCCAAGAAACTGGGCTATGCCGAAACCGGTACGGCACGGGTCAAGGTTGAAGGGATTGACCCGCAAGCCTGGTGGGCCCAGCGTGGTCGTCCGGCTCCCTTGATGCTCAATGAGCCGAAAATGGCCCAGAACACCGGGCCGACCGTCTCTACCGGCAAGATTGAGCAATGGACGCCGCCGGCCCAGCAGCACGCCGCCGATGTGGTACCGGTCAGCACACTGCCCAAGGGCCAGGGTACGTATTTGCAGGTAGGCGCCTTTGCCAATCCGGACGCCGCCGAGTTGCTTCGTTCCAAGCTCAGTGGCATGGTCAGCACCCCAGTATTCATCAGCTCGATTGTGCGCAATCAGCAAACCTTGCATCGAGTGCGCCTGGGGCCCATTGCCTCGGCGGGTGAAGTACAGCAAACGCAAAACAGCGTGCGCCAGGCCAATTTGGGTCAGCCAAGCGTTGTGACGTCGGATCAGTAACACCGATCAAAGCGTTGGGCCGGAGCATCAAGGGCCCAAACGCAGTTGCAGAGGTCAAGAATAAAAGCCCTTCCAGGGGCCGGGACTGCAACTGAATACGCGGCAGTCAGTCATACGACTGCCTGTACAGTTTTGCCCGTGAGGGTAAGTTTCAATTAACAACTTCGAGAGACGGATGAACATCACCACTTTAGCCAAACGCCTGTGCCTGCTTGTACCGCTGATCGTCACTCCTGCCGCCTGGGCAGTCGAGATGATGCCGTCGCCGCCACAACTTGCAGCCAAGTCCTATGTTCTGATGGATGCCAGCAGCGGTAACGTGCTGGTTGAGAACAACGGCGACCAGCGTCTGCCGCCAGCCAGCCTCACCAAGCTGATGACTGCTTACATCGCGACCCTGGAAATCCGTCGCGGCCAGATCGGCGAAAATGATCCTGTCACCGTCAGCGAAAACGCCTGGCGTACCGGTGGTTCGCGGATGTTCATCAAGGTCGGCACTCAAGTGTCGGTCAGTGACCTGCTGCACGGCATCATCATTCAGTCGGGTAACGACGCAAGCGTGGCCTTGTCCGAGCACATCGCCGGCAGCGAAGACGCCTTTGCCGACATGATGAACAAGACCGCCGGCGAGTTGGGCATGTCCAACAGCCACTTCATGAACCCGACTGGCCTGCCAAACCCTGAGCATTACTCGTCGGCCCACGACATGGCGTTGCTGGCCCGTGCCATCATTCACGAAGACCCGACTCACTACGCGATCTACTCGCAGAAAGAGTTCTTCTGGAACGGCATCAAGCAGCCTAACCGCAACCTGTTGCTGTGGCGTGACAAGACCGTTGACGGTCTGAAAACCGGTCACACCGACGAAGCAGGCTATTGCATGGTGTCGTCGGCTGTTCGTGATGGTCAGCGACTGATTGCCGTGGTGTTTGGTACCAACAGCGAAGTCGCCCGTGCTGCCGAAACACAGAAGCTGCTGACCTACGGTTTCCGCTTCTTCGAAACCCAGACGTTCTATCAGAAGGGTGTAGAGCTGGCTCAGGCCCCGGTCTGGAAAGGCACCACCAATCAAGTCAAGGCCGGCCTGGCCGAAGACTTGACCATGACTCTGCCTAAAGGCCAATTGAAAAAGCTGGCTGCAAGCATGACCATGAACCCGCAACTGATGGCCCCTATCGCCCAAGGCGATGTGATCGGCAAGGTTGAGGTCAAGCTGGACGACAAGGTTGTGCACAGTGCCGACCTGATCGCACTGGAGCCCGTTGAGGAAGGCGGTATTTTCCGACGCGTTTGGGACAGCATCCGTCTATTCTTCTACGGTCTGTTCAACTGATAGCACCCACCTGCATGGCCCCGCGCTTACACGGCGCGGGGTTATCTCTGTAGCTCAAGGCTTACGAGGCCAATACGCCATGACCGATACTGAAGTAAAGGCGCCAAAGATCGAATTCCCCAACGTTGATTACCCGGTTAAGGTGATCAGCGACACGGGTGTGGGCAACAAGGACAGGATCATCGACATCGTCAAGAAACACGCGACGGTCAACGATGATCGTGTCGACGAGCGCCAGAGCACCAACGGCAAGTACACGACCATCCAGTTGCACATCGTGGCAACAGATCAGGATCAGCTCTACAACATCAACAGCGAACTGCGAGCCACCGGCTTCGTACACATGGTGCTGTGATGTCGCAGGTCTTGGGTATTCGCGAACTGGGTCAGCTTGATTACGAGCGCACCTGGCTGGCGATGCAGCGCTTCACCGATGAGCGCAAGCTTGAGCCGGACACGCAAGATGAAGTCTGGCTGGTGCAGCATCCGCCGGTGTTTACCCAAGGCCAGGCAGGCAAGGCCGAGCATCTGCTGTTACCGGGTGATATCCCGGTGGTGAAGTCGGATCGCGGTGGTCAGGTGACCTATCATGGCCCTGGCCAGCTGGTTGCTTACCTGATGCTTGACGTGCGTCGGCTGGGTTATGGCGTGCGTGAGCTGGTCTCGCGGATGGAGCAGTGCCTGATCGACCTTCTCGCCAGCTATGGCGTGAGCGCGGCGGCCAAGCCCGATGCGCCCGGCGTGTATGTTGACGGCGCGAAAATCGCTTCTCTGGGGCTGCGGATCCGCAATGGCTGCTCCTTCCATGGTCTGGCCCTGAATGTGGACATGGACCTGGAACCGTTTCGACGGATTAACCCCTGTGGTTATGCGGGGCTGGCGATGACCCAGCTGCGTGACCATGCAGGGCCGATTGAATTTGCCGAGGTAGGTGCCCGGCTGCGTGTGCAGCTCGTCAAACACCTCGACTATGCTGAGCAGACGACCCTGACGGGCGGAATCGACTGATATGACTACTGCGCAAGACGCTGTTCAAACCCTGATCCCAACGCTGGATATCTCAGAACGTGCAGCCCGCGCCAGCGAGGCCCGTTCCAAGGTTGAGACCGGCGTTAAGTTGCGCGGTGCCGAAAAGGTTGCGCGTATCCCGGTAAAGATCATTCCGACCACCGAGCTGCCGAAGAAGCCTGACTGGATTCGTGTACGCATTCCGGTTTCGCCTGAAGTCGACCGTATCAAGTCATTGCTGCGCAAGCACAAGCTGCACAGCGTGTGCGAAGAAGCTTCCTGCCCGAACTTGGGCGAGTGCTTCTCGGGTGGCACCGCGACCTTCATGATCATGGGCGACATCTGCACCCGCCGCTGCCCGTTCTGCGATGTGGGTCACGGTCGACCGAAGCCACTGGACGTCAACGAGCCTGAAAGCCTGGCCATCGCCATTGCTGACCTGCGCCTGAAGTACGTGGTGATCACCTCGGTAGACCGCGACGACCTGCGTGACGGCGGTGCCCAGCACTTTGCCGATTGCATCCGCGAGATCCGCAAGCTGTCGCCGGGCGTTCTGCTTGAAACCCTCGTGCCGGATTACCGTGGTCGCATGGACGTTGCGCTGGAAATCACCGCAGCCGAGCCGCCTGACGTGTTCAACCACAACCTCGAAACCGTGCCGCGCCTGTATAAGGCCGCCCGCCCTGGTTCCGACTACCAGTGGTCGCTGACCTTGCTCCAGCGCTTCAAGCAGATGATGCCGCACATCCCGACCAAGTCCGGCCTGATGCTGGGTCTGGGCGAGACGGATGAAGAAGTCATCGAAGTCATGAAGCGCATGCGCGAACACGACATCGACATGCTGACCCTGGGTCAGTACTTGCAGCCATCGCGCAACCACTTGCCGGTACAGCGTTTCGTGCACCCGGACGTTTTCGCCTGGTTCGCCGAAGAAGGCTACAAAATGGGCTTCAAAAACGTGGCATCCGGCCCGTTGGTACGTTCTTCGTATCACGCGGATGAACAAGCCAAGCTGGTCAAATCCATGCTGGTGAGTGCCTGATTCCATGACAAACCGGAGCACCGCGCCCGTGTCTTTCAAGACCCACAGCGCGGTGCCCGCGTTGCCCGCTGGTGGGGTGATCGCCCTGATCGCCCCGGCCGGTCCCGCCGAACTTGATCTGAAACTCGCCACCCAATGGATGCATGACCGCGGCTATCAGTTGCGCGTATTTCCGGGCGTGTGGGAAAAGGACGGCTACCTCGCAGGCTCTGATGCCGTGCGTTTACGCGACCTGCACGACGCCTTTGCCGATGACAGCATTGATGGGATTTTTTGCCTGCGCGGTGGCTACGGATCCCCGCGCTTGCTTGATGGCATCGATTTCGAGCTTCTGCGCAACCATCCCAAGCCTTTTGTGGGGTATAGCGATATCACCGCGCTGCATCTGGCGATTACACGTTACGCAGGCTTTGTGACTTTCCACGGGCCGATGCTGAACGCCGACCTGCTGGGTAACAAGCAACCGCCGACAGAATCCTCACTGCTACGCATGCTTGGCGGGCAGCAACTGCCTGTGCTGGAGCATCCTGCAGCTTACCCGCTGACAACCCTTGTGTCAGGTTGCGCCAGTGGCCGTTTGCTGGGCGGCAATCTATCCATGATCTGCGCCACCCTCGGGACGGCGTTTGAGCTGGATGGCGAAGGCATCATCCTGTTTATCGAGGACGTGAACGAGCCGTTGTACCGGGTCGACCGTCTGCTCACGCATTTGCGTCTGGCAGGCAAGCTCGACAAGGTGCGTGGCGTCCTTGTAGGGGATGTGGCTGGGGTTGATGTACGGGCGCTGGAGCGGTTGCTCACACAGGAATTGGGCGGGCTTGGCATTCCCGTGCTGGCCGGATGGCGCAGCGGGCATTGTGATCCAAACCTGACCTTGCCGATGGGGGCTCAAGTGCGGCTGGATGCTGATCAGCAGTTATTGGTACTTGAGCAGGCTGTGGTCACAGTCAAAACCTGAGCCGTGGGCGCGGGCTTGCTCGCGATTGCATCGACTCGTTTAGTCAGAAATACCGAGTTGATAGCCTCGCGAGCAAGCCCGCTCCTACCGGTTGAGTCGCAACTCAGCGGCTACGCAAACTCTCCAGCAACTTGTGACTCGGGTAGCCATCTGCAGGCCAACCCATAGCTTGCTGCGCGCTGCGAATTGCTTTGCGCGTATTGGCGCCAATAATGCCATCCGCATTGCCCGCATCGTAATTGCGCTGGCTCAGCAGTGTTTGCAGCTCTACGCGTTCGGAACGGCTCAGCGGTCGGTCATCTTTTGGCCACGCAGCCAAAATGGTTCCGCCCCCGTTGAAGCGCTGAGACAACAGGCCTACGGCCAGCGCATAGGACGATGAATTGTTGTAGCGCAAGATAGCGCGGAAGTTATCCAGCACCAGGAACGCCGGACCACGGTAGCCTGCCGGCAGCAGCAGGGTAGCGCTCAACTGCTCTGAGCCGGCTGCAGAACTTTCAGGCACTAATACCCCCAGTTGCTGCCATTCGGCGACGCTCTTTTTGACAGCACCATCCGCCAGCGCGTAGTCAAAGCTGGCAGGCAACATGACTTCAAAGCCCCACGGCTGGCCTTGTTTCCAGCCAGAGCTTTGCAGGTAATGCGCAGTCGAGGCCAGGGCGTCGGCAGAGCTGTTCCAGATGTCACGACGACCGTCACCGTCGAAATCCACGGCGTGGGTTTCATAGGTCGTCGGAATGAACTGGGTCTGGCCCATTGCGCCAGCCCAGGAGCCGAGCATTTTGTCGGCGCTGATATCACCTTGCTGAATGATTTTCAGCGCCGAGATCAATTGGCTTTGAGCGAATTCCGGGCGACGCCCTTCGTAGGCCAGGGTGGCCAGCGATCGGATGACGGATTTGTTGCCCTGGAACGAGCCGAAGTTGCTCTCCATGCCCCAGACCGACACCAGTGCCTGGCGGTCGACGCCATAACGCTGTTCGATGCGGCTCAGCAACTCGGCGTTTTGCTCCAGCAAACGCTGACCATTACGCACACGCAAGGGTGACAGGGCGCCGTCGAGGTATTCCCAGACAGGGCGGCTGAATTCAGGCTGGCTGCGGTCGGCCTTGATCACGCTCATGTCGGGTGTGACGCCAGCAAAGGCGTTATCGAACACCTGCGGGCTGATTCCGGCTTTGAGGGCCTGAACGCGGAAGTTGGCCTGCCACTCGCTGAAGCTCTGGGCGGGCTGGACAAAAGGTGTGTCGGTGGTGCCTGGCGCGCTGGTGGTCACCGCTGGGGCGGGAGGCGTCACAGGCAAGGGTTGGGCATCGGCTGCGGTAGGTTTCTCGGCGCAGGCGACTAAAAGGATGACGCTGGAAGCAGCGATCAGTTGGCGCATCGGCCAACCACGTTTATGACTTAAGGGCATGCGCAGGTCCAGGTAATGCAAATCAGATGCAGACCTTATCATCCCCGCTGTCAGGCAGCCAGAAAGTAAAAAGCCTCCCGGTCTCTCGACTGGAAGGCTTCGCGGCGGTAGCTGCCTTTGCCTTTGGCGGGGCGTTCCTGGCGGCTGCGGAACAGGGGTTGGGCGACGATGGATTTGGCCTTGTTGGGGCGCTTGCTCATGGCAGGTACTCTCGCTTGATGTGAACAAGCGCAAATCATCGGCCAGAATTTTGCGGTTGTCCAGCCATGGGTGAGTGGGAGCAGGGGTTACTCCGCAGGCAGACTCAAGCGTTGTCCGCACATCAGCAGCGCCAGACGACTCAGGCTGTTCCAGGCCGAGCCCGCTGCCTGACCCTTGATTTGCGCATCGATACGCTGTGCGTCCATCAACAGCTGTGCCCAGCGCTGCGCCGAGTAACGTTGCAAAGCCTTGCTCATCAGCGGCTTGCGCTTGTCCCAGACCGGGGGGCGTGCC is part of the Pseudomonas sp. ML2-2023-3 genome and harbors:
- a CDS encoding septal ring lytic transglycosylase RlpA family protein; protein product: MPFLAIRTPLKLAACAALALLVVSCSSSRSTTPQTSGGVSSKPGLDINRAHKDGAPWWDVDVSRIPDATPTLHSGPYKAAPYSVLGKTYFPMQESKTYVASGTASWYGTKFHGQNTANGEVYDLYGMSAAHKTLPLPSYVKVTNLDNGKAVVLRVNDRGPFYSDRIIDLSYAAAKKLGYAETGTARVKVEGIDPQAWWAQRGRPAPLMLNEPKMAQNTGPTVSTGKIEQWTPPAQQHAADVVPVSTLPKGQGTYLQVGAFANPDAAELLRSKLSGMVSTPVFISSIVRNQQTLHRVRLGPIASAGEVQQTQNSVRQANLGQPSVVTSDQ
- a CDS encoding D-alanyl-D-alanine carboxypeptidase family protein produces the protein MNITTLAKRLCLLVPLIVTPAAWAVEMMPSPPQLAAKSYVLMDASSGNVLVENNGDQRLPPASLTKLMTAYIATLEIRRGQIGENDPVTVSENAWRTGGSRMFIKVGTQVSVSDLLHGIIIQSGNDASVALSEHIAGSEDAFADMMNKTAGELGMSNSHFMNPTGLPNPEHYSSAHDMALLARAIIHEDPTHYAIYSQKEFFWNGIKQPNRNLLLWRDKTVDGLKTGHTDEAGYCMVSSAVRDGQRLIAVVFGTNSEVARAAETQKLLTYGFRFFETQTFYQKGVELAQAPVWKGTTNQVKAGLAEDLTMTLPKGQLKKLAASMTMNPQLMAPIAQGDVIGKVEVKLDDKVVHSADLIALEPVEEGGIFRRVWDSIRLFFYGLFN
- a CDS encoding DUF493 domain-containing protein; the encoded protein is MTDTEVKAPKIEFPNVDYPVKVISDTGVGNKDRIIDIVKKHATVNDDRVDERQSTNGKYTTIQLHIVATDQDQLYNINSELRATGFVHMVL
- the lipB gene encoding lipoyl(octanoyl) transferase LipB is translated as MSQVLGIRELGQLDYERTWLAMQRFTDERKLEPDTQDEVWLVQHPPVFTQGQAGKAEHLLLPGDIPVVKSDRGGQVTYHGPGQLVAYLMLDVRRLGYGVRELVSRMEQCLIDLLASYGVSAAAKPDAPGVYVDGAKIASLGLRIRNGCSFHGLALNVDMDLEPFRRINPCGYAGLAMTQLRDHAGPIEFAEVGARLRVQLVKHLDYAEQTTLTGGID
- the lipA gene encoding lipoyl synthase, with translation MTTAQDAVQTLIPTLDISERAARASEARSKVETGVKLRGAEKVARIPVKIIPTTELPKKPDWIRVRIPVSPEVDRIKSLLRKHKLHSVCEEASCPNLGECFSGGTATFMIMGDICTRRCPFCDVGHGRPKPLDVNEPESLAIAIADLRLKYVVITSVDRDDLRDGGAQHFADCIREIRKLSPGVLLETLVPDYRGRMDVALEITAAEPPDVFNHNLETVPRLYKAARPGSDYQWSLTLLQRFKQMMPHIPTKSGLMLGLGETDEEVIEVMKRMREHDIDMLTLGQYLQPSRNHLPVQRFVHPDVFAWFAEEGYKMGFKNVASGPLVRSSYHADEQAKLVKSMLVSA
- a CDS encoding LD-carboxypeptidase, with translation MTNRSTAPVSFKTHSAVPALPAGGVIALIAPAGPAELDLKLATQWMHDRGYQLRVFPGVWEKDGYLAGSDAVRLRDLHDAFADDSIDGIFCLRGGYGSPRLLDGIDFELLRNHPKPFVGYSDITALHLAITRYAGFVTFHGPMLNADLLGNKQPPTESSLLRMLGGQQLPVLEHPAAYPLTTLVSGCASGRLLGGNLSMICATLGTAFELDGEGIILFIEDVNEPLYRVDRLLTHLRLAGKLDKVRGVLVGDVAGVDVRALERLLTQELGGLGIPVLAGWRSGHCDPNLTLPMGAQVRLDADQQLLVLEQAVVTVKT
- a CDS encoding lytic murein transglycosylase, with the protein product MPLSHKRGWPMRQLIAASSVILLVACAEKPTAADAQPLPVTPPAPAVTTSAPGTTDTPFVQPAQSFSEWQANFRVQALKAGISPQVFDNAFAGVTPDMSVIKADRSQPEFSRPVWEYLDGALSPLRVRNGQRLLEQNAELLSRIEQRYGVDRQALVSVWGMESNFGSFQGNKSVIRSLATLAYEGRRPEFAQSQLISALKIIQQGDISADKMLGSWAGAMGQTQFIPTTYETHAVDFDGDGRRDIWNSSADALASTAHYLQSSGWKQGQPWGFEVMLPASFDYALADGAVKKSVAEWQQLGVLVPESSAAGSEQLSATLLLPAGYRGPAFLVLDNFRAILRYNNSSSYALAVGLLSQRFNGGGTILAAWPKDDRPLSRSERVELQTLLSQRNYDAGNADGIIGANTRKAIRSAQQAMGWPADGYPSHKLLESLRSR
- the arfA gene encoding alternative ribosome rescue factor ArfA; translation: MSKRPNKAKSIVAQPLFRSRQERPAKGKGSYRREAFQSRDREAFYFLAA